A single region of the Acidobacteriota bacterium genome encodes:
- a CDS encoding acyl-CoA thioesterase II, with product MNGAVQEMVDLLQMEQIEENLFRAQNGPGNHVFGGQVLGQAIVAASRTVGDRHLHSIHAYFLRRGDPERPILFDVDRIRDGTSFTTRRVVGIQHGQAIFNMSSSFQVEEGGLQHQSDMPEVPPPDELPSDGDIYRKMAKDDPSYRRFAHRFDVIDSRQVEGIQMLPRGDRPATEPRKNTWLRCRESLPDDRIVHLSLLAYMSDLDFMAVSMQPHGPSMKGYRVQGASLDHALWFHRPFRADEWLLFSKESPVAARGRGFVRGHVFNRQGELIASASQECLIRLREREHSVAG from the coding sequence ATGAACGGCGCCGTCCAGGAGATGGTCGACCTGCTGCAGATGGAGCAGATCGAGGAGAACCTGTTCCGGGCGCAGAACGGCCCGGGTAACCACGTCTTCGGCGGGCAGGTGCTGGGCCAGGCGATCGTCGCCGCCTCGAGGACGGTCGGGGATCGCCACCTGCACTCGATCCACGCCTACTTCCTGCGCCGCGGAGACCCCGAACGCCCGATCCTGTTCGACGTCGATCGCATCCGTGACGGGACGAGCTTCACCACCCGCCGCGTCGTCGGCATCCAGCACGGTCAGGCGATCTTCAACATGTCGTCCTCCTTCCAGGTCGAGGAGGGCGGGCTCCAGCACCAGTCCGACATGCCCGAGGTGCCGCCACCCGACGAGCTGCCCTCGGACGGCGACATCTACCGAAAGATGGCGAAGGACGACCCCTCCTACCGGCGTTTTGCGCACCGTTTCGACGTAATCGACAGCCGCCAGGTCGAGGGCATCCAGATGCTCCCGCGCGGCGACCGCCCGGCGACCGAACCCCGCAAGAACACCTGGCTGCGCTGCCGCGAGTCCCTGCCGGACGACCGCATCGTTCACCTCTCCCTTCTCGCCTACATGTCCGACCTGGACTTCATGGCCGTGTCCATGCAGCCGCACGGTCCATCGATGAAGGGATATCGCGTCCAGGGAGCCAGCCTCGACCACGCGCTCTGGTTCCACCGCCCCTTCCGCGCCGACGAGTGGCTACTGTTCAGCAAGGAGAGCCCCGTCGCGGCGCGCGGCCGCGGCTTCGTCCGCGGCCATGTGTTCAACCGGCAGGGCGAACTGATCGCCTCGGCGAGTCAGGAATGCCTCATCCGGCTGCGGGAGCGGGAGCACAGCGTGGCGGGGTGA
- a CDS encoding molybdenum cofactor carrier protein — protein sequence MADQRPGQVAVVERRPIVGVMGSGTESHEDLAAPLGRAIAGNGWHLLTGAGRGTMTATSRAFAETEDREGLCLGIVPSHEEGDGSPDGYPNPWVEVVIRTHLPLSGAAGTGPFSRNHINVLSADAVVALPGSAGTWSEIELSLRYARPLALFDRPPGDSDQSTRAAAAGARVFTELGQLGDWLRRTVTIPPR from the coding sequence GTGGCCGATCAGCGCCCGGGGCAAGTCGCAGTAGTCGAGCGGCGCCCCATCGTCGGCGTGATGGGTTCGGGCACCGAAAGCCACGAGGATCTGGCCGCGCCCCTGGGCCGGGCGATCGCCGGGAACGGCTGGCATCTGCTGACCGGCGCCGGCCGCGGCACGATGACGGCCACGAGCCGCGCTTTCGCTGAAACCGAGGACCGGGAGGGTCTGTGCCTGGGAATCGTTCCGAGCCATGAGGAAGGCGACGGCTCGCCCGACGGCTACCCCAACCCGTGGGTGGAGGTCGTGATCCGCACCCACCTGCCGCTGTCCGGCGCCGCCGGTACCGGTCCGTTCTCGCGCAACCACATCAACGTCCTCTCTGCCGACGCCGTCGTCGCGTTGCCGGGCAGCGCCGGCACCTGGAGCGAGATCGAGCTGTCTCTTCGCTATGCACGGCCTTTGGCGCTCTTCGATCGTCCGCCGGGCGACAGCGACCAGTCGACCAGAGCCGCCGCGGCCGGCGCGCGCGTGTTCACCGAACTCGGCCAGCTCGGCGACTGGCTCCGCCGCACCGTTACCATCCCGCCCCGATGA
- a CDS encoding DSD1 family PLP-dependent enzyme, producing MAHHTTRRAFLGAVGAAGGASVACSSGLTGGAPEPVLSHEAIPLDRPLAVEDIPTPALLIDVATMELNLAKMAAHAEEQGIGLRPHTKTHKCPLLAKRQIEMGAVGVCCAKVSEAEVMVEAGIEEVLITSPVVTRDKIGRVVALSKKSSEVALVVDNRAAAERLNEAAADADVTQRVLVDLDVGTRRTGIATGEPALQLARTIGGLSNLDLRGLQAYAGHLMHVHGHAERQERSLAALEAAVETKRLIEADGIEISVLTGGGTGTWDIDSQVDGMTDLQVGSYLFMDEQYRRIGSRSSDIFDDFETSLFVQVTAISQPVPELITTDGGYKAFASDADRPQLADLAGVVYGWGGDEHGILRITEATRPPQLGDRLWCVTPHCDPTVNLYDVYYPVRNGRVEELWPISARGKSQ from the coding sequence ATGGCGCACCACACCACGCGACGCGCATTCCTGGGGGCGGTCGGTGCGGCCGGCGGCGCGTCCGTCGCCTGCAGTTCAGGCCTCACCGGAGGCGCGCCGGAGCCCGTCTTGAGCCACGAAGCGATTCCGCTCGACAGACCCCTCGCGGTAGAGGACATTCCGACCCCGGCGTTGCTCATCGATGTCGCCACGATGGAACTGAATCTGGCGAAGATGGCGGCCCACGCCGAAGAGCAGGGCATCGGGCTTCGCCCGCACACAAAGACCCACAAGTGTCCGCTGCTGGCCAAACGCCAGATCGAGATGGGAGCGGTCGGCGTCTGCTGCGCCAAGGTCAGCGAGGCGGAGGTCATGGTCGAGGCCGGAATCGAGGAGGTGCTCATCACCTCACCCGTCGTGACCCGGGACAAGATCGGCCGGGTCGTCGCCCTGTCGAAGAAGAGCTCGGAAGTCGCGCTGGTGGTCGACAACCGCGCGGCGGCGGAACGGCTGAACGAGGCGGCCGCGGACGCGGACGTCACCCAGCGGGTGCTCGTCGACCTCGATGTCGGCACCCGGCGCACCGGGATCGCCACCGGCGAACCGGCCCTCCAACTGGCACGGACGATCGGCGGTCTGTCCAACCTCGATCTCCGCGGCCTCCAGGCATACGCCGGCCACCTGATGCACGTCCACGGCCACGCCGAACGGCAGGAGCGTTCGCTAGCCGCGCTCGAGGCCGCGGTCGAGACGAAGCGACTGATCGAGGCGGACGGCATCGAGATCAGCGTCCTGACCGGCGGCGGCACCGGCACCTGGGACATCGACTCACAGGTCGACGGCATGACCGATCTCCAGGTCGGTTCCTACCTGTTCATGGACGAGCAGTACCGGCGGATCGGCAGCCGCAGCAGCGACATCTTCGACGACTTCGAGACCTCGCTCTTCGTCCAAGTCACGGCAATCAGCCAGCCGGTGCCGGAGTTGATCACGACGGATGGGGGCTACAAGGCGTTCGCCTCGGACGCCGACCGCCCCCAACTCGCCGACCTCGCCGGGGTCGTCTACGGCTGGGGCGGCGACGAGCACGGCATCCTCCGGATTACCGAAGCGACCCGGCCGCCCCAGCTCGGCGACCGTCTCTGGTGCGTCACGCCGCACTGCGATCCGACCGTCAACCTCTACGACGTGTACTACCCGGTGCGGAACGGCCGGGTGGAGGAGCTGTGGCCGATCAGCGCCCGGGGCAAGTCGCAGTAG